The following are from one region of the Desulfuromonas sp. TF genome:
- a CDS encoding class I SAM-dependent methyltransferase codes for MKKLYYRMLKGRHFAQGLSQLRQLEKKLFSRESRFAIPFAYRGKGFYKTIEPRQNPLEIEELYRAVCGLAPQRVLEVGTARGGTLYLWAQATIDGATIVSVDLPEGDFGGAYPEEKVPFYQAFARPGQRLHLLRKDSHDPKTVAEVRQLFAASPVDFAFIDGDHTYEGVKADFFDYGPLVRPGGLIAFHDILPRPDMPSIQVDRFWQELKSTHRTRDIIGADASGRKIGIGLLYVEEGGIR; via the coding sequence ATGAAAAAACTCTATTATCGAATGCTGAAGGGCCGTCATTTTGCCCAGGGGCTTAGTCAACTGCGCCAACTCGAGAAGAAGCTCTTTTCTCGCGAGTCAAGGTTTGCCATACCTTTTGCCTATCGGGGCAAGGGGTTCTATAAGACCATCGAACCGCGGCAGAACCCGCTGGAGATCGAGGAGCTCTACCGCGCCGTCTGCGGATTGGCGCCGCAGCGGGTGCTCGAGGTCGGCACGGCGCGCGGCGGCACTCTCTACCTCTGGGCCCAGGCGACTATTGATGGGGCCACTATTGTCAGCGTCGACTTGCCGGAGGGTGATTTCGGCGGCGCCTATCCTGAAGAGAAGGTCCCCTTCTATCAGGCTTTCGCCCGCCCGGGCCAGAGACTGCATTTGCTACGCAAGGACAGCCATGACCCGAAGACGGTGGCCGAGGTGCGACAGCTATTCGCCGCCTCGCCAGTCGACTTCGCTTTTATCGACGGCGATCATACCTATGAGGGAGTAAAGGCCGACTTTTTCGATTACGGGCCACTGGTCCGTCCCGGTGGACTGATCGCCTTTCACGATATCCTGCCTCGCCCTGACATGCCTTCTATCCAGGTCGACCGCTTTTGGCAAGAACTCAAGTCGACCCATCGCACCCGAGATATAATCGGCGCCGATGCCTCAGGGCGCAAGATCGGCATCGGTCTGCTCTATGTCGAAGAGGGCGGGATTCGTTGA
- a CDS encoding lipopolysaccharide kinase InaA family protein — protein MTKISFKDIRWDYLSEEGSAWLNDRHDGARIEETVKESSKRRVVYLQGIYLKEVRYSGIAVLLKGISGGTACKEGRISRKLAERGISVPQVIGYGKAVNNGLVRRDVLLTREVAGGKSLFDFLHREFPQLAAGEKRKFVRGFAAYVRKLHDAGALHADLHIGNILLEPEGSEYRFVLLDNDRLTLKNGKISTRQRIRNLALVLSNLRNHLSRTQYLRFLREYGLPSGEEGRVLLSALENSVLAHSKKIWNGKARQCLSNNRRFSKEHRQGFTIYRKSGLRWKNLVDALLPDPDLMLEQGEIFKAGRTVRAARITIDGQSYFLKRYNCKGFIYRLRNAFRRSRAVRTWLVSWGFRVRGIPIPEPIACIEERRWRLLGRSYILSVFVSESESLPHFWSGIDAGRQKELLGKLAGLLGRMHRFGCLHGDLKWNNILVSRSGRIVLTDLDGSRILSRLGSKSARRDLRRFQRDLASRQIAAAERDFFLACWRRWASPPEPGVRTRV, from the coding sequence ATGACGAAAATTTCCTTTAAGGATATCCGATGGGATTACCTCTCCGAGGAGGGGAGTGCCTGGCTTAATGATCGACACGACGGCGCCAGGATCGAGGAGACGGTCAAGGAATCTTCCAAACGCAGGGTTGTCTATTTGCAGGGGATTTATCTCAAGGAGGTGCGCTACAGCGGCATCGCCGTTCTTCTCAAAGGCATTAGCGGCGGAACCGCCTGTAAAGAGGGGCGGATTTCCCGAAAACTCGCCGAGCGTGGGATCTCCGTTCCCCAGGTCATCGGATACGGGAAGGCGGTCAATAACGGACTGGTCCGGAGGGACGTCCTTCTGACCCGGGAGGTTGCGGGTGGAAAAAGTCTTTTCGATTTTCTCCATCGGGAATTCCCCCAACTTGCCGCTGGCGAAAAACGGAAATTTGTCCGGGGGTTCGCCGCGTATGTCCGGAAACTCCACGATGCCGGAGCCCTGCATGCCGATCTGCACATCGGCAATATCCTGCTGGAACCCGAAGGGAGCGAATATCGCTTCGTTCTTCTCGACAACGACCGTCTCACCCTGAAAAATGGCAAGATTTCGACTCGCCAGAGGATAAGGAACCTGGCGCTGGTTCTTTCCAACCTACGGAACCACCTGAGCCGGACCCAGTATCTCCGGTTTCTCCGCGAGTATGGTTTGCCCTCCGGCGAGGAGGGACGGGTCCTCCTGTCGGCTCTGGAAAATAGCGTGCTTGCGCATTCGAAGAAAATCTGGAACGGAAAAGCTCGCCAATGTCTCTCAAACAACCGCCGGTTCAGCAAGGAGCACCGGCAGGGTTTCACGATCTACAGGAAAAGCGGACTTCGCTGGAAGAATCTTGTTGATGCCCTCCTCCCCGACCCGGACCTGATGCTGGAACAGGGAGAGATTTTCAAGGCGGGTCGCACCGTGAGAGCTGCCAGGATCACCATCGACGGACAGAGCTATTTTCTCAAGCGCTACAACTGCAAAGGATTCATTTACCGGTTGCGAAATGCCTTTCGGCGGTCGCGTGCGGTAAGGACGTGGCTGGTCAGTTGGGGATTTCGCGTCAGAGGAATACCGATTCCTGAACCGATCGCGTGTATCGAAGAGCGACGTTGGCGTCTGTTGGGACGTTCTTATATTCTTTCCGTCTTCGTTTCGGAGTCCGAATCTCTACCTCATTTCTGGTCCGGAATAGATGCAGGTAGACAAAAAGAGCTTCTGGGAAAACTGGCAGGCTTGCTGGGACGCATGCACCGCTTCGGGTGTTTGCATGGAGATCTCAAGTGGAATAACATCCTCGTTTCCCGATCCGGGCGGATCGTCCTGACCGATCTGGACGGCAGTCGCATCCTCAGCCGCTTGGGGTCCAAAAGTGCAAGGCGGGATCTGCGCCGTTTCCAGCGCGATCTCGCAAGCAGGCAGATCGCTGCCGCGGAGAGGGATTTCTTTCTCGCCTGCTGGCGGCGTTGGGCCTCGCCCCCGGAGCCGGGAGTGCGGACAAGGGTTTAG
- a CDS encoding glycosyltransferase family 39 protein, which translates to MENWKRWPDDRRGLYLLLFISLLLKGIMVACSDVVNDDGTLYISAAQEFAKGNFREGLSIYPMPFYSLLIVVSHWVIPQWVLAGQTISFLALGLAVIPLYMTIRLLFGPAEAFWGGMVFVVAPWFNDLATDVVRDPAFLFFFSWALYFGVCAVTQSRTRDYIFASIFSISAFLCRIEAVVFPLAFLVVLVILLVWDRKERMTRLKGIGLFLSVPAILFLIFQLAADTQVFSFNRISEIAKYFEGFLHLNFLDSYRTIYEQMKDLEQTMPGWSLSRSFSEITRYNLWLIYLLGLFQGIFKILFPYMVIPFVAGFAGRCGLNRGHVFLLALSAAYVVACYIYHVKMNFIDTRYLIVPAILFLPWIGVGIARFFDRAHNTARPRIAVLSLLLIFVLVPFVKSVDVTWREEDDAVKQAGLWLDRQPESDAISMICTDRRIPFYSGRGVNYLHFDGKDYREMEQIAVKDKIDLLVIEDSKKRLPEPLAFEYYEIWKMIESPKNIAFIYRKKS; encoded by the coding sequence ATGGAAAATTGGAAGCGATGGCCGGATGACCGTCGGGGGCTTTACCTGCTTCTGTTCATCTCCTTGCTGCTCAAGGGGATCATGGTTGCCTGCTCCGACGTAGTCAACGACGACGGAACTCTTTATATAAGCGCCGCGCAGGAATTTGCAAAAGGGAATTTCAGGGAAGGGCTGTCCATCTACCCCATGCCCTTTTATTCCCTTCTGATCGTGGTTTCGCACTGGGTCATACCACAATGGGTTCTTGCCGGCCAGACGATTTCCTTTCTCGCCCTGGGTCTCGCGGTCATCCCGCTTTACATGACGATTCGCCTTCTCTTCGGGCCGGCTGAGGCCTTCTGGGGAGGAATGGTCTTTGTGGTCGCTCCCTGGTTCAACGATCTTGCCACGGATGTCGTTCGTGATCCCGCTTTCCTCTTCTTCTTCTCGTGGGCGCTTTATTTCGGCGTATGCGCCGTTACCCAAAGCAGAACAAGGGATTACATCTTTGCCTCGATATTTTCCATTTCGGCCTTCCTGTGCCGGATTGAAGCCGTCGTGTTTCCGTTGGCCTTCCTGGTTGTCCTCGTTATCCTTTTGGTTTGGGACCGAAAAGAGAGAATGACCCGTTTGAAGGGAATCGGCCTTTTCCTTTCGGTTCCGGCGATTCTATTCCTTATCTTCCAGTTAGCTGCCGACACGCAGGTTTTTTCCTTTAACCGCATCAGCGAGATTGCCAAGTATTTTGAAGGTTTTCTTCATCTCAACTTTCTCGATAGTTATCGGACTATCTATGAACAGATGAAGGATTTGGAACAGACCATGCCGGGTTGGTCGCTGAGTCGAAGCTTCTCTGAAATTACCCGCTACAATCTCTGGTTGATCTATCTGCTCGGACTGTTTCAAGGTATTTTCAAGATCCTCTTTCCGTACATGGTCATACCCTTTGTGGCAGGGTTTGCCGGCAGGTGCGGATTGAATCGAGGGCATGTTTTCCTGTTGGCCCTCAGCGCCGCATATGTGGTGGCATGTTATATCTATCATGTGAAGATGAATTTCATCGATACGCGGTATCTCATTGTGCCCGCCATACTTTTCCTTCCCTGGATCGGAGTCGGAATCGCCAGGTTTTTCGATCGGGCTCACAATACTGCTCGTCCCCGGATTGCCGTGCTGTCCCTGCTTCTCATTTTTGTCCTGGTCCCCTTCGTTAAATCCGTGGATGTGACATGGAGAGAAGAAGACGATGCGGTCAAGCAAGCAGGCCTTTGGCTGGACCGCCAGCCGGAATCTGATGCTATTTCCATGATCTGCACAGACAGGCGTATACCCTTTTATTCCGGGCGCGGAGTAAATTACCTTCATTTCGATGGAAAAGATTACCGGGAGATGGAGCAGATTGCCGTAAAGGATAAAATCGACCTGCTGGTCATCGAGGATTCAAAAAAGAGATTGCCCGAGCCCCTGGCCTTCGAATATTACGAAATATGGAAAATGATTGAGAGCCCCAAAAATATCGCCTTCATCTATCGGAAGAAATCATGA
- the gmhA gene encoding D-sedoheptulose 7-phosphate isomerase, which translates to MNGIEEIEIQLQRHIETIRLVAESMAPTIERCCTLLVSALKRGNQLLIMGNGGSAADAQHMAAEFVGRFLLERKALPAVALTTDTSILTAVGNDYGFDEIFKRQVEALARPGDVVIGISTSGHSNNVFHALTAANEMGCSTIGLLGREGGNIAGIVDVNLTVPVQETPRIQEAHLTIIHIICDLVERNLFGGRKDDE; encoded by the coding sequence ATGAACGGAATTGAAGAAATCGAAATCCAGCTTCAGCGTCACATCGAGACCATTCGGTTGGTGGCGGAGTCCATGGCTCCGACTATCGAGCGTTGCTGCACCCTGTTGGTGTCCGCCTTGAAAAGGGGGAACCAACTTCTGATCATGGGCAACGGAGGGTCGGCCGCCGACGCTCAGCACATGGCGGCGGAATTCGTGGGGCGTTTCCTGCTGGAGCGGAAAGCCCTGCCAGCCGTTGCACTGACCACCGATACTTCGATCCTGACCGCGGTCGGGAACGATTACGGCTTCGACGAAATTTTCAAGCGGCAGGTGGAAGCTCTTGCCCGGCCTGGAGATGTGGTGATCGGTATTTCCACAAGCGGACATTCGAACAACGTTTTCCACGCCCTCACCGCCGCCAATGAGATGGGGTGCAGCACCATCGGTCTTCTCGGCCGGGAGGGGGGGAACATCGCCGGAATCGTCGATGTGAACCTGACGGTGCCGGTTCAGGAGACGCCTAGAATCCAGGAGGCCCACCTGACCATCATCCACATCATTTGCGATCTGGTGGAACGGAACCTCTTTGGCGGAAGAAAAGATGATGAATAA